GGTCACCTCGTCCATCGAGTCGATGACGGCGAACGGCTCCGCGTACGACTGCGTCGAGTGGATCGCGAGGGTCGTACACCCCTCCAGCGCGTCGAGGAGGGCGGCCGCGAGCCGCACCTCGTGGGCCTCGGCGTCGGGGTTCCCGGGGAACGCACGGTTGAGGTCGGCGTCGAGGTAGCGCTCGCCGGCCGCGAGCGCCGCCTCGTTGGCGACGATCAGTCGGACCGGGCGCTCGGGGTCGATGTCGGCGTCGAGCAGGCGCTCGACGGCGCGAGCGCCGCAGGGCTCGTCGCCGTGGATCGCGCCGACGACGGCGACCTCCGGCTCCCCGTCGCCCAGATCGTGGACTTCCATACGGTCCACAGGCGCGCGGCGGGTAAGTGGCGTTCGGATCGCCGGCGGACCGACGCACACCCGCCGCTCGCCCCTTCAGTGCGTCTCGTCGACCCGCTCCGCGTACTCGTAGTCGGCGGGGTACGCCGGCGGCCGCGCGTCGTCGAGGCGGATCCGCCACCCGTCGACCGCGGCGGGGTCGTCGAGCGCGGCCCGGAGCGTCTCGCGCACGTCGTCGACGTCGACCCCGTAGAAGTCGCTCGGGACCCCGTCGAGGTACTGGAGCGCGGTCTCGAACAGCGACCGCATCCCGGCGTCGCTCTCGAAGTCGACGCGCTTGTGCGCGCCGGCGGCGACCTGAACCATCCCGTGGAGGAACGCGCTCTCCGCGGTGCCGCGCCCGTAGTTGTACCACTCGTCCTCGAAGCAGTCGTGGCTCTCGTGGTACGCGCCGTCGTTGAACAGCCGGACGCCGTGTTCCGTCGCGCGGCGGAGCGTCGCGTGCTCCCAGTAGCCGCCGACCACCCGCGCGTCGGGCGGACCGCCGGAAGACTCCCCCGTATCGTCCGACGGCGCGGCCGACGAGTCGCCCGCGTGCCACCCGGTCGGGTCCCCGAGCGGCGGGGCGACGCCCGGGTCGCGGGTGTGCTCGTCCATGTGCGCGGCGTTCGCGCGGGAGGGACCTAACCGTTTCGCGGCGGCGGTCGTCGGTTCGTCCCGCGGGGGCGGCGGTCGGTTGCCGCTATCCGAGGAACACTTGAGCGCTCGGCCCGTGGCGGTCGTATGAAGTCCGCCCCGGGATCGACGCCGATCGACCACGCCGAGTCGATCGTGAACGCGCTCGGCGACGGGGCGTACGTCCTCGACGCCGAGCGGAACCGGGTGTTCATCAACGACCGCCTCCGCGAGGTGACCGAGTTCGACGAGGCGGTCCTCCACGGCGAGCACCCGGAGCGGCTCGTCGAGGAGGGGTACTGGAGCGCCGAGATGGGCGACCGCTACCGGGTCGCGGCCGACCGCGTCCTCTCCGGCGAGGCCGACGACGAGCGGGTCCAGCTCGCGACGACGCTCGGCGACGGCAGCGAGGTGACTACCGAGACGCGGCTGACGCCCATCGAGCGTGGCGGGGAGGTCGTCGGCGCGGTCGGCGTCATCCGCGACGTCACGGACCGGGTCGAACGCGAACGGGAGTTAGAGCGGCTCAACGAGCGGCTCGAACGCCTCGCCGGATCCCTCTCGCACGACCTGCGGAACCCGCTGTCGGTCGCCCGCGGCTACGTCGACCTCGCTCGGGAGACGGGCAGCACGGAGCGGCTGGCGGCCGCCGAGGAAGCGCTCGACCGGATCGAGTCGATGCTCGGCGAGGCGCTCGTGATGGCCCGCGACCCGGACGCCGTCGAGACCGAGGACGCCGCCGTCGACCTCGACGACATCGCGGCCGACTGCCTGGAGTCGGGCGACTTCGGTGATCGCCCCGCGGACGCCGAGATCGTCGTCGAGGACTCGGGGCCGGTCACGGGGGACCCGACGCTGCTCCGGCGGGCGGTCGGGAACCTGATCGGCAACGCCTTCGACCACGCTGACGACGCCCCGACCGTCCGGGTCGGGGTCGACGACCGCGGCCTGTACGTCGCCGACGACGGGCCGGGGCTCCCGGACGACGAGCGCGAGGCGCTGACCGAGTTCGGCGTCTCCCGCGGCGGCGGCACCGGGATCGGACTCGCCATCGTCGAGCGCGTCGCGGCCGCGCACGGCTGGACCCTGGAGGTCGACGAGTCGGCGACCGGCGGTTTCCGCGCCACGCTGGTCGGCGCGGAACCGACGAAATAAAGAACGACGCCGTCGAACGACCGACCGCGTGCGAGGGTAGCCAAGCCCGGAAACGGCGGCGGATTCAAGCTCCGCTCCTGTAGAGGTCCGTGGGTTCAAATCCCTCCCCTCGCATCGCCGGGGTCAACCCCCCGTGATGCGGAAGGCGCTCTCGGAGCGTTCTTCCCTCGCAAAACTTCACTCGAAGCCCGCGAGCGACCGCTCTCTCCTCATTTACGCGGCGGCGCGTGCCTGTGAGCGGTCGCCCTCGGCGACCGCGAGACAGCACGCGCGAGGGAGTCGGCGGCGACCATCGGGAGCCGCCGACGAGGCTGGGGAGGCGTGAGGTGCTGTGCTGGGCGGTTCGGGGGCGTCGATCACAACGGTTGTTTCGTAGTACCGAGCGACTGGGGCTTTGGAGGCGTTCGGGCCGACTCCCGTTCACCGATTCGCAGATCCCCCCGACTCGACGAGCATCTCTCACGCCGCCACAGCCGCGTTTTGATAGCGGATCGACACGTCCAAAACGACACGAACGTTCAGCAAAATACGGCGTCCGAAACGGTTTTGCCGCCCCCTGACGGACGGTCGATATGCCAGCAGATCCCGACACGGGGTACGACCCCTCGCTGGGTCGGAAGTTCGTGTTCGTCACGGGCGGAGTGATGTCCGGGCTGGGCAAGGGCATCACCGCCGCCAGCACCGGGCGACTCCTCGCCAACGCGGGCTTCGACGTGACCGCCGTCAAGGTGGACCCGTACCTCAACGTCGACGCCGGGACGATGAACCCGTACGAACACGGCGAGGTGTACGTCCTCAAGGACGGCGGCGAGGTCGACCTCGATCTGGGCAACTACGAGCGCTTCCTCGGGACCGACATGACGTTCGACCACAACGTCACCACGGGGAAGACGTACGAGCACGTCATCGAGCGCGAGCGCGCCGGCGACTACCTCGGCAAGACAGTCCAGATCATCCCGCACGTCACCGACGACATCAAGCGCCGGATCCGCGAGGCGGCCGAGGGCTCCGACGTCTGTCTCGTCGAGATCGGCGGGACGGTCGGCGACATCGAGTCGATGCCGTTCTTAGAGGCGCTGCGCCAGTTCGCCCACGAGGAGGACGACGAGGACATCCTCTTCACCCACGTCACCCTCGTCCCGTACTCGAAGAACGGCGAGCAGAAGACCAAGCCCACCCAGCACTCCGTGAAAGAGCTGCGCTCGATCGGCCTCCAGCCCGACATCCTCGTCGGGCGCTCCGAGGACCGGCTGGACCCGGAGACGAAAGAGAAGATCGCCCTGTTCTGCGACGTGCCCACCGACGCCGTCTTCTCGAACCCCGACGTCGAGGACATCTACCACGTCCCGCTGATGGTCGAAGACGAGGGGTTAGACGAGCACGTGATGCAGCGGCTCGGCCTCGAAGAGGAGGCGCTCCCGAAGGAGGACCGGTCGACCGAGTGGCGCGATCTGGTCACCCGCGACCGGGACGAGGAGATCGACGTGGCGCTCGTCGGCAAGTACGCCCTCGAAGACGCGTACATGTCGATCCACGAGGCGCTGAAACATGCCGGGATCCAGACGGAGACCGAGGTGAACGTGCTGTGGGTCGACGCCGACGAGACCACCGACCGCCACGAGGAGCGCCTCGCCGCGGCCGACGCCGTCGTCGTCCCCGGCGGGTTCGGCTCCCGCGGCACGGACGGGAAGATCGAGGCGGTCCG
This genomic stretch from Halorubrum hochsteinianum harbors:
- a CDS encoding DUF309 domain-containing protein, with translation MDEHTRDPGVAPPLGDPTGWHAGDSSAAPSDDTGESSGGPPDARVVGGYWEHATLRRATEHGVRLFNDGAYHESHDCFEDEWYNYGRGTAESAFLHGMVQVAAGAHKRVDFESDAGMRSLFETALQYLDGVPSDFYGVDVDDVRETLRAALDDPAAVDGWRIRLDDARPPAYPADYEYAERVDETH
- a CDS encoding PAS domain-containing sensor histidine kinase, which produces MKSAPGSTPIDHAESIVNALGDGAYVLDAERNRVFINDRLREVTEFDEAVLHGEHPERLVEEGYWSAEMGDRYRVAADRVLSGEADDERVQLATTLGDGSEVTTETRLTPIERGGEVVGAVGVIRDVTDRVERERELERLNERLERLAGSLSHDLRNPLSVARGYVDLARETGSTERLAAAEEALDRIESMLGEALVMARDPDAVETEDAAVDLDDIAADCLESGDFGDRPADAEIVVEDSGPVTGDPTLLRRAVGNLIGNAFDHADDAPTVRVGVDDRGLYVADDGPGLPDDEREALTEFGVSRGGGTGIGLAIVERVAAAHGWTLEVDESATGGFRATLVGAEPTK
- a CDS encoding CTP synthase is translated as MPADPDTGYDPSLGRKFVFVTGGVMSGLGKGITAASTGRLLANAGFDVTAVKVDPYLNVDAGTMNPYEHGEVYVLKDGGEVDLDLGNYERFLGTDMTFDHNVTTGKTYEHVIERERAGDYLGKTVQIIPHVTDDIKRRIREAAEGSDVCLVEIGGTVGDIESMPFLEALRQFAHEEDDEDILFTHVTLVPYSKNGEQKTKPTQHSVKELRSIGLQPDILVGRSEDRLDPETKEKIALFCDVPTDAVFSNPDVEDIYHVPLMVEDEGLDEHVMQRLGLEEEALPKEDRSTEWRDLVTRDRDEEIDVALVGKYALEDAYMSIHEALKHAGIQTETEVNVLWVDADETTDRHEERLAAADAVVVPGGFGSRGTDGKIEAVRYARENGVPFLGLCLGFQMAVVDHARNVLGLAGAHSAEIDPDTPHPVIDLLPDQYETEDMGGTMRLGAHETDIEPDTLAARVYDADSCTERHRHRYEVNPEYIDALEADGLVFSGRADNRMEILERPDHPFFFGTQAHPEFRSRPDRASPPFVALVEAALESTDTTERNADVRL